The uncultured Roseibium sp. genome contains a region encoding:
- a CDS encoding FAD-binding oxidoreductase, whose protein sequence is MISGQQISASLWADVSPPREAAAKLQTDTETDIAVIGGGFSGLSTALHLARSGHRVTLLEAVEVGFGGSGRNNGQVIPTMTAAEPDAIEDQYGEAGERFVELIRDSATYLFDTVCDENIDCEAEQTGWFQPAHRESRLALSRKRVDAWAKRGAPCLLLDRADCEKVLGSDLWHGGMYNPTGGHINPLALARGLAAACEKRGVTIHEKTPVISMERRDGKWHLGTPNGKVTARAVMLASNAYTAHFTTALAPKVARSVVPVLSWQMATAPLTDAQRKTIVPGREAVSDTHGDLRFFRYDKRNRLVTGGALACGLNGAERLKPLVGRRLQEAFPALGMPTFDFVWNGYIGMTEDRFPFISQLGPDFWCWAGCNGRGVALSVSLGRELAAALTGKPASDLALPLSDPKPIPLHGLIKTVAPPVMLPLYRWRDGRD, encoded by the coding sequence ATGATTTCAGGGCAGCAGATCTCGGCGTCTCTGTGGGCTGATGTGTCGCCGCCGCGCGAGGCTGCGGCAAAACTGCAGACCGACACGGAAACCGACATCGCGGTTATCGGAGGCGGCTTTTCGGGCTTGTCCACAGCCCTTCACCTCGCCCGTTCCGGTCATCGGGTGACCCTGCTTGAAGCCGTGGAGGTCGGGTTTGGCGGCTCCGGCCGCAACAACGGTCAGGTCATTCCGACCATGACGGCAGCGGAGCCGGACGCGATCGAAGATCAGTACGGCGAGGCCGGTGAACGTTTCGTCGAACTGATAAGAGACAGCGCGACCTACCTGTTTGATACGGTTTGCGACGAAAATATCGATTGTGAAGCAGAACAGACAGGGTGGTTTCAGCCGGCGCACCGCGAAAGCCGCCTTGCCCTCAGCCGAAAACGCGTGGACGCATGGGCAAAGCGCGGCGCGCCCTGCCTCCTCCTCGACAGGGCGGACTGTGAAAAAGTGCTCGGTTCAGATCTCTGGCATGGTGGCATGTACAATCCGACCGGCGGCCACATCAATCCGCTGGCACTGGCGCGGGGACTGGCAGCGGCTTGCGAAAAACGCGGCGTTACCATCCATGAAAAGACCCCGGTGATTTCCATGGAGCGCCGCGATGGCAAGTGGCATCTGGGAACCCCGAACGGGAAAGTGACGGCTCGCGCCGTCATGCTCGCGAGCAACGCCTACACCGCCCATTTCACCACCGCTCTGGCTCCGAAAGTCGCCCGCTCGGTCGTTCCGGTCCTGTCCTGGCAGATGGCCACCGCTCCCTTGACCGACGCGCAGCGTAAAACAATCGTTCCCGGCCGCGAAGCCGTTTCCGACACCCATGGCGACCTGCGCTTCTTTCGTTACGACAAGCGCAACCGCCTTGTAACCGGAGGTGCGCTCGCATGCGGCTTGAACGGCGCGGAGCGCCTGAAGCCCCTGGTGGGCCGCAGGCTGCAGGAGGCCTTTCCGGCTCTTGGCATGCCGACTTTCGATTTCGTATGGAACGGCTACATCGGCATGACCGAGGACCGCTTCCCGTTCATCAGCCAGCTCGGCCCGGATTTCTGGTGCTGGGCCGGCTGCAACGGCCGCGGCGTCGCCCTCTCGGTATCGCTCGGCCGGGAACTGGCCGCTGCACTTACCGGGAAGCCGGCTTCCGATCTCGCCCTGCCCCTGTCCGATCCCAAACCGATCCCGCTCCACGGTCTCATCAAGACCGTCGCGCCGCCGGTCATGCTGCCGCTCTACCGGTGGCGCGACGGGCGCGACTGA
- a CDS encoding aminotransferase class V-fold PLP-dependent enzyme, which produces MIDTIRAAVIGEAHPIKTPFGYRPLVYADYVASGRGLTFIEDLVREVILPDYGNTHTETSYTGRQTTLLRELARETIRKAVGASDRHAVIFTGSGATAAVNKLCRALQLQGILPRRPDSPYLSDDARPVVFVGPYEHHSNDLPWRESGARICRIPLNADGGICFETLERELKSTGADAPKIGVFSAASNVTGIKTDVRRLARLLHDHDALFCCDYAAGAPYMQIAMAETTPGSGDHIDAVVLSPHKYIGGPGASGLLICDKAVFDGIMPTMTGGGTVSYVTADGHRYVSGIERREEAGTPNIVGDIKAGLALELQSRVGAREIERREASMAQQAMQAWSADPNIEILGSAHAERIGIFAFNIRCGSKWLHYGFVVALLNDLFGIQARGGCSCAGPYGHALLNINDTDAARYESGVSDGQSIVRPGWVRLGFNYFFDQPTQDYIIEAVRFVAAHGAAFLPLYKADPRTGVWSIPSDTGAHGKPATLFDALMENRQARLCDADAPDYSQCLAMAGQLSAAQSSKPAAGKAPAKEPRSPSDDFSLFWSPEETEVALNQLIERSQDSIHWKTCRGAPSERAPSPRRTQDGTGT; this is translated from the coding sequence TTGATCGATACCATCCGCGCTGCCGTCATCGGTGAGGCGCATCCCATAAAAACCCCTTTCGGATACCGGCCGTTGGTTTATGCCGATTACGTTGCCTCGGGACGCGGCCTGACCTTCATCGAGGATCTTGTTCGCGAGGTCATCCTGCCCGACTACGGCAATACCCACACGGAAACCTCTTATACGGGTCGGCAAACGACCCTGCTGCGGGAACTTGCCCGGGAAACCATTCGCAAGGCGGTCGGGGCGAGCGACCGGCATGCCGTCATTTTCACAGGCTCCGGCGCGACCGCAGCGGTCAACAAATTGTGCCGCGCTCTTCAACTGCAAGGCATCCTGCCGCGCAGACCGGACTCCCCCTATCTTTCCGACGACGCCAGACCCGTTGTCTTCGTCGGACCGTATGAGCATCATTCCAATGACCTCCCCTGGCGTGAAAGCGGTGCGAGAATCTGCCGGATACCCCTGAATGCGGACGGCGGCATATGTTTCGAGACGCTGGAACGGGAACTGAAGTCCACAGGGGCCGATGCGCCAAAAATCGGCGTTTTTTCCGCAGCCTCCAACGTGACCGGTATCAAGACCGATGTGAGGCGCCTTGCCCGGTTGCTGCATGACCACGACGCCCTGTTCTGCTGCGACTACGCGGCCGGCGCGCCGTACATGCAAATTGCAATGGCTGAAACGACACCCGGATCCGGAGATCACATCGACGCGGTGGTCCTGTCGCCCCACAAATACATCGGCGGACCGGGCGCTTCGGGCCTGCTGATTTGCGACAAGGCCGTTTTCGACGGCATCATGCCGACCATGACGGGCGGCGGTACCGTGAGCTATGTGACGGCCGACGGCCATCGCTATGTTTCCGGTATCGAGCGCCGAGAGGAGGCCGGGACGCCCAATATTGTCGGCGATATCAAGGCCGGTCTTGCGCTGGAACTGCAATCCCGGGTCGGCGCCAGGGAAATCGAACGGCGGGAAGCAAGTATGGCCCAACAGGCGATGCAGGCCTGGTCAGCAGATCCGAACATCGAGATTCTCGGCTCTGCCCATGCAGAGCGTATAGGTATCTTTGCATTCAATATCCGATGCGGTTCGAAATGGCTGCACTACGGTTTCGTGGTCGCCCTTTTGAACGACCTCTTCGGAATCCAGGCACGTGGCGGCTGCTCCTGCGCCGGTCCATACGGCCATGCGCTTTTGAACATCAACGACACCGATGCGGCCCGTTATGAGTCGGGGGTGAGCGATGGACAAAGCATCGTGCGGCCCGGCTGGGTCAGACTTGGTTTCAATTACTTCTTCGATCAGCCCACTCAGGATTACATTATTGAAGCGGTTCGCTTCGTTGCAGCTCACGGAGCCGCGTTCCTGCCGCTTTACAAGGCCGACCCCAGGACGGGCGTTTGGAGCATTCCGTCCGATACCGGGGCTCACGGAAAACCGGCAACCCTCTTCGACGCACTTATGGAAAACAGACAAGCACGCCTTTGCGATGCCGATGCTCCGGATTATTCGCAGTGCCTGGCGATGGCAGGGCAACTTTCAGCAGCACAGTCGAGCAAACCTGCGGCGGGCAAGGCACCCGCGAAAGAACCCCGTTCGCCGTCGGATGACTTTTCCCTGTTCTGGAGCCCGGAGGAAACTGAAGTCGCCCTCAATCAATTGATTGAACGGTCTCAAGATTCTATCCATTGGAAGACATGCCGAGGGGCGCCGTCTGAACGCGCGCCATCTCCCCGGCGAACTCAAGACGGAACAGGTACATGA
- a CDS encoding branched-chain amino acid ABC transporter permease: protein MSKDFFRSAFLKIAILGLLFGVLPGLLAYLDQGYLYQIAMVALIFSLLAVSLQLVTGVAGLLHLGHAAFYGVGAYIAALAGADYGIGFTIGLPLAGIGSAAVAFVVALPTMRLVSIYFAVATLGIGQMIYLVLQNWVAVTKGPNGVILFSGIDLFGYTVESEVGTYFVVAVTVAISIWILHRLSHSYYGNALRSLREDDQCADAMGIDTVRLRIESFMISSFFAGIAGALWAYTTGYISPGDFDFSESILILAMVVVGGLGSIPGAIIGAFLLILLPEALRPVGDIRNIVVGIVLFCSILFLPKGLFGEVPALNFVRRQLNGAWQNNPDRQKVGWK from the coding sequence GTGTCTAAGGACTTTTTCCGATCGGCGTTTTTAAAAATCGCCATTCTCGGGCTGCTCTTTGGTGTCCTCCCGGGACTGCTCGCTTACCTCGACCAGGGGTATCTCTATCAGATCGCGATGGTCGCGCTGATCTTCTCGCTGCTCGCGGTCTCGCTTCAGCTGGTCACGGGCGTCGCCGGTCTCCTGCACCTCGGCCACGCGGCCTTCTACGGTGTCGGCGCCTATATCGCGGCCCTGGCCGGCGCAGACTACGGCATCGGTTTCACCATCGGCCTTCCGCTGGCGGGGATCGGATCCGCCGCAGTGGCCTTCGTGGTTGCCCTGCCGACCATGCGTCTCGTCAGCATCTATTTTGCCGTTGCCACCCTGGGCATCGGCCAGATGATCTATCTGGTGCTGCAGAACTGGGTGGCGGTGACCAAGGGACCGAATGGGGTCATTCTGTTCTCCGGCATCGATCTCTTCGGCTATACCGTCGAAAGCGAGGTCGGCACCTATTTCGTCGTCGCGGTCACTGTCGCCATATCGATCTGGATCCTGCATCGGCTGAGCCATTCCTACTATGGCAACGCGCTGCGCAGCCTGCGCGAGGACGACCAGTGCGCCGACGCCATGGGGATCGATACCGTGCGTCTCCGGATCGAGTCCTTCATGATCTCGTCCTTCTTCGCCGGGATCGCGGGCGCGCTCTGGGCCTATACCACCGGCTACATCTCACCCGGCGATTTCGATTTCTCCGAATCAATCCTGATCCTGGCCATGGTCGTGGTCGGCGGATTGGGCAGCATTCCGGGGGCCATCATCGGGGCGTTCCTGCTGATCCTTCTGCCGGAGGCCCTGCGCCCGGTCGGAGACATCCGGAACATTGTGGTCGGTATCGTCCTGTTCTGCTCGATCCTGTTCCTGCCCAAAGGGCTCTTCGGGGAAGTTCCCGCGCTCAATTTCGTCCGCCGTCAGTTGAACGGCGCCTGGCAGAACAATCCCGACAGGCAGAAGGTGGGCTGGAAATGA
- a CDS encoding Lrp/AsnC family transcriptional regulator, producing the protein MDDFDRKILSILQDDSSLSVAQLSERVGLSSTPCWRRLQKLEREGYIDGRVTLLNQSKIGLDLTVFVMIRTNQHNTAWLEKFNVAVSKFPEIVEVNRLAGEYDYILKVITKSNSSYDAFYKKFIDLIELNDVTSCFSMEQIKRSTKLPLDAARS; encoded by the coding sequence ATTGATGATTTTGATCGAAAGATACTTTCCATATTACAAGATGATTCTAGCCTATCTGTAGCTCAGTTATCTGAACGCGTAGGTCTCTCGTCGACGCCCTGTTGGCGCCGTCTTCAGAAGCTTGAGCGTGAGGGATATATCGACGGTCGCGTAACGCTTTTGAATCAAAGCAAAATCGGCCTCGATCTTACGGTGTTCGTCATGATCCGCACCAACCAGCACAACACCGCCTGGTTGGAAAAGTTCAACGTCGCCGTAAGTAAATTTCCCGAAATTGTCGAAGTAAACCGATTGGCTGGTGAATATGACTATATTCTGAAGGTAATAACGAAAAGCAATTCTTCATACGACGCGTTTTACAAGAAATTTATCGATCTGATCGAGCTCAACGATGTCACTTCCTGCTTCTCAATGGAACAAATCAAACGAAGTACCAAACTTCCTCTCGATGCTGCGAGAAGCTGA
- a CDS encoding ABC transporter ATP-binding protein has product MSAMLEVDNVSRRFGGLMAVDNVTTAVGEGELIGLIGPNGAGKTTLFNLISGFTPVSSGEIRYRGKKISGLKPSAIADRGISRTFQNLRVFPNMTVFDNVSVGAVGAIGQNPWQAIAAGSSRSKAISERSWEALEQVKLTEYANDLAANLAYGKRKYLEIGRALAMKPDLLILDEPAAGLNDSETAELAAFIKDLHSQGLTVMLVEHDMGLVMNICERIVVLASGRKIADAEPALVRQNREVLEAYLGVDDE; this is encoded by the coding sequence ATGAGCGCGATGCTGGAAGTGGACAATGTGTCCCGCCGCTTCGGCGGCCTGATGGCGGTCGACAATGTCACGACCGCGGTCGGTGAAGGCGAACTGATCGGCCTGATCGGCCCGAATGGTGCCGGCAAGACGACCCTGTTCAACCTGATCTCCGGCTTCACGCCGGTCTCCTCCGGCGAGATCCGCTATCGCGGCAAGAAGATCAGCGGATTGAAACCCTCCGCCATCGCAGACCGCGGCATCTCGCGCACCTTTCAGAACCTGCGTGTTTTTCCGAACATGACCGTGTTCGACAACGTTTCCGTCGGTGCAGTCGGAGCAATCGGCCAGAATCCCTGGCAGGCGATTGCCGCCGGATCTAGCCGGTCAAAGGCAATTTCCGAACGCAGCTGGGAAGCGCTGGAACAGGTGAAGCTCACCGAATACGCAAACGACCTCGCTGCGAACCTTGCCTATGGCAAACGGAAATATCTGGAAATCGGCCGCGCGCTCGCCATGAAACCGGACCTTTTGATCCTGGACGAACCGGCAGCGGGTCTGAACGATTCCGAGACCGCGGAACTGGCCGCCTTCATCAAGGACCTCCATTCGCAGGGTCTAACCGTCATGCTCGTCGAGCACGACATGGGACTTGTCATGAACATCTGCGAGCGGATCGTGGTCCTTGCTTCGGGACGAAAGATCGCCGATGCGGAACCGGCCCTTGTCCGGCAGAACCGGGAGGTTCTGGAAGCCTATCTGGGGGTGGACGACGAATGA
- a CDS encoding L-2-amino-thiazoline-4-carboxylic acid hydrolase, giving the protein MTQDTANQPVVTLEMLKAAFAMRAKAYAHMFDVLREEFGAERAVELIAESTRRLGKDMGGKFEHLGPDDLSGLKDEFIAGIPCASEMFAPEIKECDDERLEIQFHRCPLKDTWVEQGRNEEDLELLCKAAGAIDGGLFTRAGFTFKGETWTKGKSGCCLLKVEPGASIG; this is encoded by the coding sequence ATGACGCAAGACACTGCAAACCAGCCAGTCGTTACCCTGGAAATGCTCAAGGCCGCCTTTGCCATGCGGGCGAAGGCCTATGCCCATATGTTCGACGTGCTGCGCGAGGAATTCGGAGCCGAGCGGGCTGTCGAATTGATTGCGGAATCGACCCGCCGTCTCGGCAAGGACATGGGCGGCAAGTTCGAGCATCTGGGTCCGGACGATCTGTCCGGCCTGAAGGATGAATTCATCGCCGGCATTCCCTGCGCCTCCGAGATGTTCGCGCCCGAAATAAAAGAATGCGACGATGAACGGCTCGAAATCCAGTTTCATCGGTGTCCGCTGAAAGACACCTGGGTGGAACAGGGCCGTAACGAGGAGGATCTCGAATTGCTGTGCAAGGCGGCCGGCGCCATCGACGGGGGCTTGTTCACCCGGGCGGGTTTCACCTTCAAGGGAGAAACGTGGACCAAAGGAAAATCAGGCTGCTGCTTGCTTAAGGTGGAGCCCGGCGCAAGTATCGGGTAA
- a CDS encoding ABC transporter substrate-binding protein: MSVTRRNCFGLLCGAVGLLAAPAGALAEDTIYLGYQLPLTGNTAQYGQDFKTAAEIALKDFNASGKLKVPVEIIYEDSRSDAKEGVAIARKFVDDKRIVAVIGDFTSTVSMAAAQVYKKAGMAQLSQTASHPDYAKISKWQFRNITTQAQEGVFNADWMNERGFKKIAVIAEQTDWGQSVVKDFSEKVKANGGEVVFSEFFNRGLPDFRSIITKIERAKPDAIYTGFFYEDGAQFLKQMKQLGADIPVHSTSAAYNQKLIELAGPAAEGPYLTATFLPNSDADNVKAFVKEWKAARNGEEPGQFPAQAYDAVNIMLDAVARAYPDLSREHVRDELAKTKDYPGITGVTSFDENGEALKRLTKATVSNGAFVPVK; this comes from the coding sequence ATGAGCGTCACACGTAGAAATTGTTTTGGCCTGCTTTGCGGAGCAGTTGGTTTACTTGCTGCTCCGGCTGGCGCCCTTGCCGAGGATACAATATATCTGGGTTATCAGCTCCCGCTCACCGGGAACACCGCTCAGTACGGCCAGGATTTCAAGACCGCGGCGGAAATCGCCCTTAAGGATTTCAACGCCTCGGGGAAACTCAAGGTGCCGGTCGAAATCATCTACGAAGATTCACGCTCCGACGCGAAGGAAGGCGTTGCGATCGCCCGCAAGTTCGTGGACGACAAGCGGATCGTTGCCGTCATCGGCGACTTCACCTCGACCGTTTCCATGGCCGCGGCCCAGGTCTACAAGAAAGCCGGCATGGCGCAGCTCAGCCAGACCGCCTCCCATCCCGATTATGCCAAGATATCCAAATGGCAGTTCCGGAACATCACCACCCAGGCCCAGGAAGGCGTCTTCAACGCTGACTGGATGAATGAGCGCGGTTTCAAGAAGATTGCGGTCATCGCCGAGCAGACCGACTGGGGACAGTCGGTGGTCAAGGACTTCTCCGAAAAGGTCAAGGCCAACGGCGGCGAAGTGGTCTTCTCCGAGTTCTTCAACCGTGGTCTGCCCGACTTCCGCTCGATCATCACCAAGATCGAACGCGCCAAGCCGGATGCGATCTATACCGGTTTCTTTTATGAGGACGGCGCCCAGTTCCTGAAGCAGATGAAGCAGCTCGGCGCCGACATCCCGGTTCACTCCACGTCCGCCGCCTACAATCAGAAACTGATCGAACTGGCCGGCCCCGCCGCCGAAGGTCCGTATCTGACGGCAACCTTCCTGCCGAACAGTGACGCGGACAATGTCAAGGCATTCGTCAAGGAATGGAAAGCCGCCCGAAACGGCGAGGAACCCGGACAGTTCCCGGCTCAGGCATATGACGCGGTCAACATCATGCTCGACGCCGTCGCTCGTGCCTATCCGGACCTGAGCCGCGAGCACGTGCGCGACGAACTCGCCAAGACCAAGGACTATCCGGGCATCACCGGCGTGACCTCCTTCGACGAAAACGGCGAAGCGCTGAAGCGGCTGACGAAAGCGACCGTTTCCAACGGAGCGTTTGTCCCGGTCAAATAA
- a CDS encoding NAD(P)-dependent oxidoreductase: protein MTHADTTSKIVEGVYLGERYDLGSFYSRFFEPYSDRIRLRSPKDIDDPEAIRFALTWYPAADAFAPYPNLKLACSIAAGVDSIVGCPSLPPDAYVTRVQDDNQADLMAGFAAWHVIWHHRNMGFYLKNQAQGIWKHQNFDVAPSPRNFTVGLLGYGLMGKAMGRAIAAMGFPVVAAVRDAPEGEDTPGVRFEAGDGAVMRTAAQSQALINVLPLTPATKGILNAGLFAAMPRGARLIQLGRGEHLVDADLDAALSSGQIGGASLDVFHTEPLPSDHPWWSDERILITPHQASDSSRRLMAEQVVQAACDVAAGRKPRNTVDRTKGY, encoded by the coding sequence ATGACGCACGCTGATACAACTTCGAAAATCGTGGAAGGCGTCTACCTCGGAGAACGCTATGATCTGGGGTCTTTCTACAGCCGATTTTTCGAGCCTTATTCAGACCGGATCCGCCTGCGCAGCCCAAAGGATATCGATGATCCGGAAGCCATTCGCTTCGCCTTGACCTGGTATCCGGCAGCAGATGCCTTCGCGCCCTACCCCAATCTGAAACTGGCCTGTTCCATTGCAGCAGGGGTCGACAGCATTGTCGGCTGCCCGAGTTTGCCGCCGGATGCTTATGTCACCCGTGTCCAGGACGACAACCAGGCAGATCTGATGGCCGGCTTCGCGGCTTGGCATGTCATCTGGCACCACCGGAACATGGGCTTCTATCTGAAGAACCAGGCGCAGGGGATCTGGAAACATCAAAATTTCGATGTTGCCCCATCCCCGCGAAATTTCACGGTCGGTCTGCTTGGCTACGGCCTGATGGGCAAGGCAATGGGCCGGGCAATTGCCGCCATGGGCTTTCCCGTCGTTGCGGCGGTCCGCGATGCACCTGAAGGTGAAGACACTCCGGGTGTTCGTTTCGAGGCCGGAGACGGGGCTGTGATGCGCACGGCGGCGCAGTCCCAGGCCTTGATCAACGTGCTCCCGCTGACCCCGGCGACGAAGGGTATTCTGAATGCGGGCCTCTTTGCCGCTATGCCGCGCGGTGCACGTCTGATCCAACTCGGCCGCGGTGAGCACCTTGTGGATGCAGACCTTGATGCGGCCCTGAGCAGCGGTCAGATCGGCGGCGCCTCGCTCGACGTTTTCCATACAGAACCTCTGCCGTCCGACCATCCCTGGTGGAGCGACGAGCGAATTCTGATCACGCCGCATCAGGCCAGCGATTCCTCCCGCCGGCTGATGGCGGAGCAGGTCGTCCAGGCCGCCTGCGACGTGGCCGCCGGCAGAAAACCACGAAACACGGTCGACCGGACCAAAGGGTATTGA
- a CDS encoding histone deacetylase family protein: MKAIFDERQLKHNPERYFRRGAYIPHPEQPERAVLIRDMLLKNGFEIEPPQDHGEEAIKAVHDPDYVDFWKDAYQRWREAAGDAEPIPTYHPGRRAGRRSSSIYGQLGWYATDTSVPLTENTWEAIYWSAQTAIEAASRVIAGDRMIYGLCRPPGHHAMSNGANGFCFFNNAAVAAQVLRQDFGKVAVFDIDTHTGNGTLDIFYERGDVFLCSLHVDPDVYPTYYLGYADETGEGQGKGTTLNLTLQPGATEAEILGRFREGIKAIQDFGAEALVISLGFDMAQDDPLSEVGMTGTGFDTMAREIVRMDLPTALIQEGGYLGPSLSNNAEVFLTASRDELGKME, encoded by the coding sequence ATGAAAGCGATTTTCGACGAACGTCAGCTCAAGCATAATCCGGAGCGTTATTTCCGCCGCGGCGCCTATATTCCCCACCCGGAACAGCCGGAACGTGCGGTCCTGATCCGCGACATGCTCCTTAAAAACGGTTTTGAAATCGAGCCGCCTCAGGACCATGGCGAAGAGGCGATCAAGGCCGTGCACGATCCGGACTATGTCGACTTCTGGAAAGACGCCTATCAGCGTTGGCGGGAGGCTGCCGGCGACGCCGAACCTATCCCGACCTATCATCCTGGACGACGCGCCGGCCGGCGGTCATCCTCTATCTACGGCCAGTTGGGCTGGTATGCGACCGACACCTCCGTCCCGCTGACGGAAAACACCTGGGAGGCGATCTACTGGTCGGCGCAGACGGCAATTGAGGCTGCCAGCAGGGTCATTGCCGGAGACCGGATGATCTACGGCCTGTGTCGCCCTCCCGGACACCATGCCATGTCGAACGGCGCCAACGGCTTCTGCTTCTTCAATAACGCGGCCGTTGCCGCACAGGTGCTGCGTCAGGACTTTGGCAAGGTCGCCGTCTTCGACATCGACACACATACCGGAAACGGCACGCTCGATATCTTCTATGAGCGCGGCGACGTCTTCCTATGTTCCCTGCATGTGGATCCGGATGTCTATCCGACCTATTACCTTGGCTACGCCGATGAAACCGGCGAAGGCCAGGGCAAGGGGACGACCCTGAACCTGACGCTTCAGCCGGGAGCAACCGAAGCGGAAATCCTCGGCCGGTTCCGGGAAGGCATCAAGGCCATTCAGGATTTCGGAGCAGAAGCGCTGGTGATTTCCCTCGGCTTCGACATGGCCCAGGACGATCCGCTGTCGGAGGTCGGCATGACCGGAACAGGGTTCGACACCATGGCACGCGAGATCGTCCGTATGGACCTGCCAACTGCTCTCATTCAGGAAGGCGGCTATCTCGGCCCGTCCCTGTCGAACAATGCGGAAGTCTTTCTGACGGCGAGCCGCGACGAACTTGGGAAAATGGAATAG
- a CDS encoding branched-chain amino acid ABC transporter permease, translating to MIDPYYLQQLTIGISLGMIYALMAIGFTLIFGVLNVVNFAHGEVYTIGAFAGIMAIAAFGPPFLIIVFIVLAVGALAGFSLERIAFRPFRRFSDEASLKSRAMREATLMSSLAMSIIAREFMELVFGSEFQTIDINYLINKPIALGPITIVNGDIIIFVVSVLMLGCLQYLLKYSAIGLSIRAVSNNPLGARYVGINTDRTIVLTFVIGSMMGALAGILVGLYYGAVFPSMGFIPGIKAFVAMVMGGLSSIPGAVISALILGIAESMSTTFVSSVWSDMVAYLFLIVTLVFFPQGIFGARRERV from the coding sequence GTGATAGATCCCTATTACCTGCAGCAACTGACGATCGGCATTTCACTCGGCATGATCTATGCCCTGATGGCGATCGGTTTCACGCTCATCTTCGGCGTTCTCAACGTGGTCAACTTCGCCCACGGCGAGGTCTACACCATCGGCGCCTTTGCCGGGATCATGGCCATCGCGGCCTTCGGCCCGCCGTTTCTCATCATCGTCTTTATCGTCCTGGCGGTCGGCGCGCTGGCAGGGTTCAGTCTCGAGCGGATCGCGTTCCGACCGTTCAGACGGTTTTCCGACGAAGCCTCCCTCAAATCGCGCGCCATGCGCGAGGCAACTCTCATGTCCTCTCTGGCCATGTCGATCATTGCGCGCGAATTCATGGAGCTCGTGTTCGGTTCCGAATTCCAGACGATCGACATCAACTATCTGATCAACAAGCCGATCGCGCTCGGCCCTATCACGATCGTGAACGGCGACATCATCATTTTCGTCGTTTCCGTGCTGATGCTGGGTTGCCTGCAGTATCTGTTGAAATACAGCGCCATCGGCCTGTCGATCCGTGCCGTTTCCAACAACCCGCTCGGCGCGAGATATGTCGGCATCAACACGGACCGGACCATCGTCCTGACATTTGTCATCGGTTCGATGATGGGCGCGCTCGCCGGCATCCTCGTCGGGCTTTACTACGGAGCCGTCTTTCCCTCGATGGGCTTCATTCCCGGTATCAAGGCATTCGTCGCCATGGTCATGGGCGGTTTGAGTTCCATCCCGGGCGCCGTGATTTCCGCGCTTATTCTCGGGATCGCGGAAAGCATGTCGACCACATTCGTCTCCTCCGTCTGGTCGGATATGGTCGCTTATCTCTTTCTGATCGTCACCCTGGTGTTTTTCCCGCAAGGCATCTTCGGAGCGAGGAGGGAACGTGTCTAA